GGGCGCGGACGGCGGTGGTCGGAATACACCACCACCGGTGCCCGTTCCACATACACAGGGCGCGGGCGCACCACCACGCGCGGTGGCGGTGCATTGGACACGCCAACCGATACGCCAGGAGAGTCCACTCCCACCGACCAATACACATCGCCGGCATGGGCCGGCGTTGCGGCCGTCGACAGCGCCCAGCCGCCAGCGGCCAGAGCGGCTATCGCCAAGCCGCGCGCCAGGCCCGACGAGCGGCGCCAGGCAGACAAAAGGGATTTGGAATTCTGTGTCGTCATGTAAGGTCTCCTGTGATCGGCTTCCAAATCGGTCACCATGGCGCTATTACATTCAAACTGTGTAAACACTGTGTGTTTGCCCGGTAAGGATTCTGTTGCCAAACGTAACGCCACAAGGAGGTTCAAACCACCATGACCCAACCATCCACTCCCCTGCCGCCCGTTGCCGCCGAGGTGCTCCACTATTGGCTGGCAGACGGCGTTGAGCGCGACTGGCCCAGCACCGAACTGGGCAAGCGCTGGTTCGGCGGCGGCGTCGAACAAGACGCCGAAATCGATGCCGCGTTTGGCCCGCTGGTGGCCGCGGCACTGGACGGCGATCTGCTCGACTGGGAACCCGTGCCGCTCACCCGTCTGGCGCTGGTGATCGTGCTCGACCAGTTCACCCGCAACGTCTTCCGGGGCCAGGCCAAGGCCTTTTCCGGAGACCAGAGGGCGCAGCAACTGGTGTTGCAGTCACTCGCGCTGGAGCAAGACCAGGCGTTGCCCCGTGTCGGTCGGGTGTTTTTCTACATGCCGCTGATGCATGCCGAGAGCCTGGCATTGCAGGATGAATGCGTGAGCCGGTTTGAGGCGCTGGTCAAAGACAGCCCGCCCGAGCTGACCGATACCCTGCAAGGCAACCTGCGCTTCGCCCGGGAGCACCGCGACATCATCGAACGCTTTGGCCGCTTCCCTTACCGCAACGCCGTGCTGGGGCGCCAGAACACGCCCGAGGAAAACGAATTCCTGAAAACCGGGCCGCGTTTCGGTCAGTAAGGCGCTGCAGCCAAACCCCGCAAAGGCCGCGATCGCGGCCAGCCCATCAGGCCCTGGCGTTCAGGGCCGGGTCTCAAAAAAGGCTGTACAGCGCCACGGCGGCCAACACCACCAGGGCACCGGTCACGAACCCCACCACGACCGGCAAAGGGCTTTGTTTTTCGATCACCGGCATCGGCCGGCGAGCGCCCCAATCGCTCTCCAGGGTGCTCGGCGCCACGTAATCGCCCGATCGTGACGCCTCAGGGCTGCTCGCGCTCAAACGCGTTTCGCTGCCAGGCATCGCCCAGGCGGCCCACAGCGCATGGGCCTGCTGGGGCACGATGGCACCCTGCGCCACGGCCGCCTCCACGTCGCTCCAGTTCAGCTGCACGCGAACCGTGGGCAGGAACACATCTTCGGCCACCGTTTCCTGCCAACGGGTTTGTTCGGCTTCGGGAAAGGTGTCTGGGTTGTCGTTTTTCATGGTTTTAATGGATGGTTGCCTGCCGATGGTCGGGCGATTCGCACAGGCTCCTCACAAGCCGTGTGTGAAGTGCGTCCAACAATCGCTTCCCTCGGGCGTTACCTTAAACCAAAGCTTCTGCCGCTCAAAGTGAGAAATTCACCCCTTGTCGGTTTGATGCAGGCCGTTTGTGGTCGATTTCACCGAGGTCACTCAAGCTTTGTGACTCAACAGGCCATGCGCGACGCCCGGGGTGGCCCCGAAGGCCAGGGAGCCTGCGCAACAGCAAGAACACCGGCGGCCAACGGCGAGATACCTGTCTCGCACTGTACGGCCTCCTGCCCCGGGGGTCCTGGGGCTTCCCGGTTTCCCCATGCGATTCCCGGTTTTCGCGGGCTTCGCTTCGATGCTTTCTGCCGCACACACCCCGGGGCTTCCTACAATTCGCCACCATGGCCCACCCCTCTTTGTCTGAAATCCCCCACCTTCTGCAACGCATCAGCGAAGAGGCCCGAGCCCATTTCGGCGAGGGCAAGGTCGCCAACTACATACCCGCGCTGGCCAATGTCAAGCCGAACCAGTTCGGCATGGCCATCGCCTGTGTCGACGGCAGCACCCACACCGTGGGCGACGCCCATGTGCCCTTCTCGCTGCAAAGCATCACCAAGCTGTTCACCTTCGTGTTGGCGCTCAGGGCCGAAGGCGATGCCCTGTGGCAACGCGTGGGCCGCGAGCCCTCGGGCGCGGCGTTCAATTCGATCGTGCAGCTGGAAACCGAAAACGGCATTCCCCGCAACCCCTTCATCAACGCCGGCGCGCTGGTCATCACCGACATCCTCACCAGCCGCTACGTGCAGCTCGACTACGCCCTGCTCGGCGCGCTGCGCCGCCTGGCCGACGACCCCGAACTGCACTGGAACCCCGAAGTGGCCCGGAGCGAGCGCGAACACGCCGACCGCAACATGGCCATGGCCTATTTCATGAAAAGCCACGGCAACTTCCACAACGATCCGGCGCTGGTGCTCGACAACTACTGCGCCCAGTGCGCCACCGAAATGACCTGCGCCCAGCTCGCCCAGGCCAGCATGTTCCTCGCCAACGACGGCCGCGACCTCACGCTGCAAGGCCAGCCCGACGAACACTTCCTCACCGCCGACCAGACCCGCCGCGTCAACGCCCTCTTGCTCACCTGCGGCGCCTACGACGCCGCCGGCGACTTCGCCTACCGCATCAGCCTGCCGGTCAAAACCGGCGTGGGCGGTGGCATCGTGGCCGTGATCCCCGAGGTCGGCACCGTGGCCGTCTGGTCGCCCGAACTCGATGCCAAAGGCAATTCGGTGCTCGGCGCGTTTGCGCTGGAGCGGCTGGTGCAGCTCACCGGCTGGGGCTACAGCTCGGTGTGAACCTGGGTGGGCCCTGGTGCGCCTGAAGCGGCAGCCACTTGGCGTGGCATGCCGGGCCTTTGCACAGGCCCATGCCGCCACTTATGAAGCAAAATAGCCTACAACCCAATCACCGCCAGCGCCATGCCCACCCTTCGCCGCTTCGCCCCAACCCGCTCAAAACTTGCCTGGCCTGCCAGTGCCATCCTGGCGATGGGCCTGACCGCCTGCGCCAACGGGCCGGTCGCGCCAAAAGCGCTTCAAGGCGCCGCCCCGGTGAGCCACAACTGCCAACCCCGGGAAACCGTGGGCTTCTCTTGCGAACTGCGTGACCAGCGGTTGCTGTCGCTCTGCGCCTCGCCTGACTTCCTGCAGTTCAAGGGCGCGCCCAGAGACAACCCGGGTTATGCCTATGTGGCCGTGGGGTCGCCGCAAGGCAAGGTGCAATTCAGCTACCCCGAAGAGCCCGGCGACTACAAGCAACACATGTATGCCTGGGTCTCCATGTCGGCCGCACCCCACCTGTTCATTGCGGGTGAAAAGGGTGACTTTCTTCATTTCAGCCTCGACGAGAAAGAGCCCGTTTCCGCCAAGGCTGACAACCTGCCCGCCAACTGGCCGCTGAAGGCCCGGGCCATCCGGTCACTCTGCGACGATCACATCAACCGCGCGCAACTCGACCCCTTCATGGCGCAAATGCCGGGCAAGAAGGAATGGGAAAAAGGCCAGCTCAAGCAGCCGGGCCAGTGAACGAACGGCGGGAGATTGAACAATGGCAGATCCCAACATTCCC
This region of Hydrogenophaga crassostreae genomic DNA includes:
- a CDS encoding glutaminase — its product is MAHPSLSEIPHLLQRISEEARAHFGEGKVANYIPALANVKPNQFGMAIACVDGSTHTVGDAHVPFSLQSITKLFTFVLALRAEGDALWQRVGREPSGAAFNSIVQLETENGIPRNPFINAGALVITDILTSRYVQLDYALLGALRRLADDPELHWNPEVARSEREHADRNMAMAYFMKSHGNFHNDPALVLDNYCAQCATEMTCAQLAQASMFLANDGRDLTLQGQPDEHFLTADQTRRVNALLLTCGAYDAAGDFAYRISLPVKTGVGGGIVAVIPEVGTVAVWSPELDAKGNSVLGAFALERLVQLTGWGYSSV
- a CDS encoding DUF924 family protein → MTQPSTPLPPVAAEVLHYWLADGVERDWPSTELGKRWFGGGVEQDAEIDAAFGPLVAAALDGDLLDWEPVPLTRLALVIVLDQFTRNVFRGQAKAFSGDQRAQQLVLQSLALEQDQALPRVGRVFFYMPLMHAESLALQDECVSRFEALVKDSPPELTDTLQGNLRFAREHRDIIERFGRFPYRNAVLGRQNTPEENEFLKTGPRFGQ